One window of Streptomyces sp. NBC_00273 genomic DNA carries:
- the paaD gene encoding 1,2-phenylacetyl-CoA epoxidase subunit PaaD, which yields MVTTDAGTTRLEAELAALAGSVPDPELPVLTLGELGVVRGVRMHEDGHAEVTLTPTYTGCPAIEAMSADIERALTGHGIPEVRVTTVLAPAWSTDDISAEGRRKLAEFGIAPPRPHAAGGPVPLTLSVRCPNCGSTDTELLSRFSSTACKALRRCTSCREPFDHFKEL from the coding sequence ATGGTGACCACCGACGCCGGAACGACCCGCCTGGAGGCGGAACTGGCCGCGCTGGCCGGCTCCGTCCCGGACCCGGAGCTGCCCGTGCTCACCCTCGGTGAGCTCGGTGTGGTGCGCGGGGTGCGGATGCACGAGGACGGCCACGCCGAGGTCACCCTGACCCCGACCTACACCGGCTGCCCGGCCATCGAAGCCATGTCCGCCGACATCGAGCGGGCCTTGACCGGCCACGGCATCCCCGAGGTGCGGGTGACCACCGTGCTGGCCCCCGCCTGGTCGACCGACGACATCAGCGCCGAGGGCCGCCGCAAGCTCGCCGAGTTCGGCATCGCCCCGCCCCGGCCGCACGCGGCCGGGGGACCGGTCCCGCTGACCCTGTCGGTGCGGTGCCCGAACTGCGGATCGACCGACACCGAGCTGCTCAGCCGCTTCTCCTCCACCGCGTGCAAGGCGCTGCGTCGCTGCACCTCCTGCCGCGAACCGTTCGACCACTTCAAGGAGCTCTAG
- a CDS encoding rhodanese-like domain-containing protein, whose amino-acid sequence MNFGPLPSVDATAVPSEGFVLDVREDDEWAAGHVEGALHIPMSDFVARFGELTEAVEDGRRVYVMCRVGGRSAQVTQYLVRQEIDAVNVDGGMQAWDGAGRPMVTDNGNPAFVL is encoded by the coding sequence ATGAACTTCGGACCGCTCCCCTCGGTGGACGCCACCGCGGTGCCCTCCGAAGGCTTTGTCCTCGACGTCCGTGAGGACGACGAATGGGCGGCCGGCCACGTCGAGGGTGCTCTGCACATCCCGATGAGCGACTTCGTGGCCCGCTTCGGTGAGCTGACCGAAGCCGTCGAGGACGGCCGCCGGGTGTACGTGATGTGCCGGGTCGGCGGGCGTTCCGCGCAGGTCACCCAGTACCTGGTGCGCCAGGAGATCGACGCGGTGAACGTCGACGGCGGGATGCAGGCCTGGGACGGTGCCGGGCGCCCGATGGTGACGGACAACGGGAACCCGGCCTTCGTGCTCTAG
- the paaB gene encoding 1,2-phenylacetyl-CoA epoxidase subunit PaaB — protein MTQNWPLWEVFVRSRRGLSHTHAGSLHAPDAEMALRNARDLYTRRGEGISIWVVPSTEITASSPDERDPFFAPSADKPYRHPTFYDIPEGVSHL, from the coding sequence ATGACGCAGAACTGGCCCCTGTGGGAGGTCTTCGTGCGCTCGCGCCGCGGCCTCTCGCACACGCACGCGGGCAGCCTGCACGCCCCCGACGCGGAGATGGCCCTGCGCAACGCCCGCGATCTCTACACCCGGCGCGGCGAGGGCATCTCGATCTGGGTGGTGCCCTCCACCGAGATCACCGCCTCCTCGCCGGACGAGCGGGACCCGTTCTTCGCGCCGTCCGCCGACAAGCCGTACCGGCACCCCACCTTCTACGACATCCCGGAGGGGGTGAGCCACCTGTGA
- the paaA gene encoding 1,2-phenylacetyl-CoA epoxidase subunit PaaA, which translates to MVAVTPETGPDTALGTDGTDGTGMTADLGAQLAAAFDAAVAADERVEPRDWMPDEYRASLVRQMAQHAHSEIIGMQPEANWITRAPSLRRKAILMAKVQDEAGHGLYLYSAAETLGTSRDELLDKLHSGKQKYSSIFNYPTLTWADVGAIGWLVDGAAITNQVPICRCSYGPYARAMVRICKEESFHQRQGYELLLALSQGTEAQHAMAQDAVDRWWWPSLMMFGPPDDESAHSAQSMAWRIKRHSNDELRQRFVDIAVPQAESLGLTLPDPDLKWNEERGHHDFGAIDWAEFWNVLKGNGPCNEERIGQRRKAHEEGAWVRDAAAAYARKQTAQQVAQQAAKHAGQNEEARV; encoded by the coding sequence ATGGTGGCAGTGACCCCGGAGACGGGGCCGGACACGGCCCTCGGGACAGACGGGACGGACGGGACAGGCATGACTGCTGACCTGGGCGCACAGCTCGCGGCGGCATTCGACGCGGCCGTGGCGGCCGACGAGCGCGTGGAGCCGCGCGACTGGATGCCGGACGAGTACCGCGCCTCCCTGGTGCGCCAGATGGCGCAGCACGCCCATTCCGAGATCATCGGCATGCAGCCCGAAGCCAACTGGATCACCCGCGCGCCCTCGCTGCGCCGCAAGGCGATCCTGATGGCCAAGGTCCAGGACGAGGCCGGCCACGGGCTGTACCTCTACAGCGCGGCCGAGACCCTCGGCACCAGCCGCGACGAGCTGCTCGACAAGCTCCACTCGGGCAAGCAGAAGTACTCCTCGATCTTCAACTACCCCACCCTGACCTGGGCGGACGTCGGCGCCATCGGCTGGCTCGTGGACGGCGCGGCGATCACCAACCAGGTGCCGATCTGCCGCTGCTCCTACGGGCCCTACGCCCGCGCCATGGTCCGGATCTGCAAGGAGGAGTCCTTCCACCAGCGCCAGGGGTACGAGCTGCTCCTCGCCCTCTCGCAGGGCACCGAGGCACAGCACGCGATGGCCCAGGACGCGGTGGACCGGTGGTGGTGGCCGTCGCTGATGATGTTCGGCCCGCCGGACGACGAGTCGGCGCACTCGGCCCAGTCGATGGCCTGGCGCATCAAGCGGCACTCGAACGACGAGCTGCGCCAGCGGTTCGTGGACATCGCCGTCCCGCAGGCCGAGTCCCTCGGTCTGACCCTGCCCGACCCGGACCTGAAGTGGAACGAGGAGCGCGGCCACCACGACTTCGGCGCCATCGACTGGGCCGAGTTCTGGAACGTGCTCAAGGGCAACGGCCCCTGCAACGAGGAGCGGATCGGCCAGCGGCGCAAGGCCCACGAGGAAGGCGCCTGGGTGCGCGACGCGGCCGCCGCGTATGCGCGCAAGCAGACGGCACAGCAGGTGGCACAGCAAGCGGCGAAGCACGCCGGACAGAACGAGGAGGCACGGGTATGA
- a CDS encoding DUF2252 domain-containing protein: MAAMTGQRIPDVAGFAPRAAAGSPKEEGKALRARLPRSAHAAFVAPAGRPDAVRAVEESNAGRVAELTPIRVGRMAANPFAFLRGAAGLMAHDLSGGPVTGVGAQICGDAHAANFGLYGDARGRLVIDLNDFDETVFGPWEWDVKRLAASLVLAGRVAGADEDTCRAAALDAVGAYRRTMRLLSKLPALDAWNAIADEELVSHADARDLLGTLERVSEKARNNTSARFAAKSTEIGPDGGRRFVDALPVLRRVGDAEAAAVATSLGPYLQTLQGDRLPLLARYAIQDVAFRVVGTGSVGTRSYVVLLLDHRGEPLVLQVKEARPSVLLPHLPGLGFVSAPEEHEGHRVVAGQKRMQVVSDIMLGWTTVEGRPFQVRQFRNRKGSVDPAALAVEQIDDYGRMTGALLARAHAHSVDPRLLAGYCGKNDELDEAMATFAVAYADRTEADHADLVAAVRAGRIAAETGV, translated from the coding sequence ATGGCGGCGATGACGGGTCAGCGGATTCCGGACGTGGCGGGCTTCGCGCCGAGGGCGGCGGCCGGCTCGCCGAAGGAGGAGGGCAAGGCGCTGCGCGCCCGCCTGCCGAGGTCGGCGCACGCCGCCTTCGTGGCGCCGGCCGGGCGGCCGGACGCCGTGCGTGCGGTGGAGGAGTCCAACGCCGGGCGGGTCGCCGAGCTGACTCCGATAAGGGTCGGCCGGATGGCCGCGAACCCCTTCGCGTTCCTGCGCGGGGCGGCCGGGCTGATGGCCCACGACCTGTCCGGTGGTCCGGTGACCGGGGTCGGCGCGCAGATCTGCGGAGACGCGCACGCCGCGAACTTCGGTCTGTACGGGGATGCCCGCGGGCGGCTCGTCATCGACCTCAACGACTTCGACGAGACCGTGTTCGGCCCCTGGGAATGGGACGTGAAGCGGCTGGCGGCCTCGCTGGTGCTGGCGGGCCGGGTGGCCGGCGCGGACGAGGACACCTGCAGGGCGGCCGCGCTCGACGCGGTCGGCGCCTACCGGCGCACCATGCGGCTCCTGTCCAAGCTGCCCGCGCTCGACGCGTGGAACGCCATCGCCGACGAGGAACTGGTCTCGCACGCCGACGCCCGCGATCTGCTGGGCACGCTGGAGCGGGTCTCGGAGAAGGCCCGCAACAACACCTCTGCGCGGTTCGCCGCCAAGTCCACGGAGATAGGCCCGGACGGCGGCCGCCGCTTCGTCGACGCGCTGCCCGTACTGCGCCGGGTCGGGGACGCGGAAGCGGCGGCCGTGGCGACCTCGCTCGGTCCCTACCTGCAGACGCTCCAGGGCGACCGGCTGCCGCTGCTGGCCCGGTACGCGATCCAGGACGTGGCCTTCCGCGTGGTGGGCACCGGGAGCGTCGGCACCCGCTCGTACGTGGTCCTGTTGCTGGACCACCGGGGCGAGCCGCTGGTGCTCCAGGTCAAGGAGGCGCGGCCCTCGGTGCTGCTGCCGCACCTGCCCGGGCTCGGCTTCGTCTCGGCGCCGGAGGAGCACGAGGGCCACCGGGTGGTGGCCGGGCAGAAGCGGATGCAGGTGGTCTCCGACATCATGCTGGGCTGGACCACGGTGGAGGGCCGCCCCTTCCAGGTGCGACAGTTCCGCAACCGCAAGGGCAGCGTGGATCCGGCGGCGCTGGCCGTCGAGCAGATCGACGACTACGGGCGGATGACCGGCGCCCTGCTGGCCCGGGCGCACGCGCACAGCGTCGACCCGCGGCTGCTGGCCGGGTACTGCGGGAAGAACGACGAGCTGGACGAGGCGATGGCGACCTTCGCCGTGGCCTACGCCGACCGTACCGAGGCCGATCACGCCGACCTGGTGGCGGCGGTGCGGGCCGGCCGGATCGCGGCGGAGACCGGGGTCTGA
- a CDS encoding response regulator transcription factor, protein MTAEVIRVVIADDEPLIRAGIRMILTSAPDIEVVAEAANGREAVDLARSHAPDVMLLDIQMPVMDGLTALGELRRAVPEVRALILTTFGEKENVLRALGEGGAGFLLKDSAPGELIGAVRAAAAGDAYLSPGATRHVVDQLASGKAAVRGEVARRQVAELSQRERGVLALLGEGLSNAEAGRRLHMSEATVKTYVSRILAKLDCENRVQAALLARDAGL, encoded by the coding sequence GTGACAGCCGAAGTGATCAGAGTGGTGATCGCCGACGACGAGCCACTGATCCGGGCCGGGATCAGGATGATCCTGACCTCGGCGCCGGACATCGAGGTCGTCGCGGAGGCGGCCAACGGCAGGGAGGCGGTGGACCTGGCCCGCTCGCACGCGCCGGACGTGATGCTGCTGGACATCCAGATGCCGGTGATGGACGGGCTGACGGCGCTCGGGGAGCTGAGGCGGGCCGTGCCGGAGGTGCGGGCGCTGATCCTGACCACCTTCGGGGAGAAGGAGAACGTGTTGCGGGCGCTGGGCGAGGGCGGCGCGGGGTTCCTGCTGAAGGACTCGGCTCCGGGCGAGCTGATCGGGGCGGTCCGGGCGGCCGCGGCCGGGGACGCCTACCTCTCGCCGGGGGCCACCCGGCACGTGGTGGACCAGTTGGCGTCCGGGAAGGCCGCCGTGCGCGGTGAGGTGGCCCGGCGTCAGGTGGCGGAGCTCAGCCAGCGCGAGCGCGGTGTGCTCGCGCTGCTGGGCGAGGGGCTGTCCAACGCGGAGGCGGGCCGGCGGCTGCACATGAGCGAGGCGACCGTGAAGACGTACGTGAGCCGGATCCTGGCGAAGCTGGACTGCGAGAACCGGGTGCAGGCGGCGCTGCTGGCCAGGGACGCCGGGCTGTAG
- a CDS encoding acyl-CoA dehydrogenase family protein — translation MDFTFTEEQQAAVEAARAVFADVAPDGVPSPALTPGAVADDFDRPLWAKLASSDLLSLVLAEEHGGAGLDAVALCLVLREAAKVLARVPLLEHCATAMAVQAHGSPELAAALLPGAGRGTLVLTAAAHGRSGHDPAELAVTARREGEAWILEGTQTAVPWAHGADWIAVPAHTGEGEAVLALVPRAAEGLALAEQVSTSGERLAELALDGVRVAGTHLIETPGAWERLRQLLATGTCAMALGLGENVLTMTSGYTAKREQFGFPVATFQAVAVQAADRYIDLRAMEVTLWQAAWRLDAATGGAGGPLPASGDVAVAKIWASEGVRRVVQTAQHLHGGFGADTDYPLHRYHAWAKQLELQLGPAAAHEEALGDLLAAHPLA, via the coding sequence GTGGACTTCACCTTCACCGAGGAGCAGCAGGCCGCCGTCGAGGCGGCCCGGGCCGTCTTCGCGGATGTCGCGCCCGACGGGGTGCCCAGCCCCGCACTGACCCCGGGGGCCGTCGCCGACGACTTCGACCGCCCGTTGTGGGCCAAGCTCGCCTCATCGGACCTGCTGAGCCTGGTCCTCGCCGAAGAGCACGGGGGAGCGGGCCTGGACGCCGTCGCCCTGTGCCTGGTGCTGCGCGAAGCCGCGAAGGTGCTGGCACGGGTCCCGCTGCTGGAACACTGCGCCACCGCCATGGCCGTGCAGGCCCACGGCAGTCCCGAACTGGCCGCCGCCCTGCTGCCCGGCGCGGGGCGCGGCACGCTCGTGCTCACCGCCGCCGCCCACGGACGCTCCGGCCACGACCCGGCCGAACTCGCCGTCACCGCCCGCCGCGAGGGCGAGGCGTGGATCCTGGAGGGCACGCAGACCGCGGTCCCCTGGGCGCACGGCGCGGACTGGATCGCCGTACCCGCGCACACCGGCGAGGGCGAGGCAGTCCTCGCGCTCGTCCCGCGGGCCGCCGAAGGGCTGGCCCTCGCCGAGCAGGTCTCCACCAGTGGGGAGCGGCTCGCCGAACTCGCCCTCGACGGCGTGCGGGTGGCCGGGACGCACCTCATCGAAACCCCGGGAGCCTGGGAACGGCTGCGCCAGCTCCTCGCCACCGGGACCTGCGCGATGGCGCTCGGACTCGGCGAGAACGTCCTCACCATGACCAGCGGGTACACCGCCAAGCGCGAACAGTTCGGCTTTCCGGTGGCCACCTTCCAGGCCGTCGCCGTCCAGGCGGCCGACCGGTACATCGACCTGCGCGCCATGGAGGTCACCCTGTGGCAGGCCGCCTGGCGGCTGGACGCCGCGACCGGCGGCGCCGGTGGTCCGCTGCCCGCCTCCGGTGATGTCGCGGTCGCCAAGATCTGGGCCTCGGAGGGCGTGCGCCGCGTCGTACAGACCGCCCAGCACCTGCACGGCGGCTTCGGCGCCGACACCGACTACCCGCTGCACCGCTACCACGCCTGGGCCAAGCAGTTGGAGCTCCAGCTCGGCCCGGCTGCCGCCCACGAGGAGGCCCTGGGCGACCTGCTGGCCGCCCACCCCCTCGCCTGA
- the paaC gene encoding 1,2-phenylacetyl-CoA epoxidase subunit PaaC: MTSTDTTRLTGAGAAAALALGDDALILSHRLGEWAGHAPVLEEEVALANIALDLLGQARILLSMVGDEDELAYLREERSFRNLQLVEQPNGDFAHTIARQLYFSFYQHEVYGELARGDGPFAPLAAKAVKETAYHRDHAEQWTLRLGDGTEESRSRMRAALDALWKYTGEMFQPVEGLDGLDLTALEQRWLAALTGVLDQAGLDLPQGPRTGAWAAGAGRQGLHTESFGRMLAEMQHLHRSHPGASW, from the coding sequence GTGACCAGCACCGACACCACGCGCCTCACCGGCGCCGGCGCCGCGGCGGCACTCGCTCTCGGCGACGACGCGCTGATCCTCTCCCACCGCCTCGGCGAATGGGCCGGACACGCCCCCGTCCTGGAGGAGGAGGTCGCCCTCGCCAACATCGCCCTCGACCTGCTCGGCCAGGCCCGGATCCTGCTGTCCATGGTCGGCGACGAGGACGAGCTGGCGTACCTGCGCGAGGAGCGGTCCTTCCGCAACCTCCAGCTGGTCGAGCAGCCGAACGGTGACTTCGCCCACACCATCGCCCGCCAGCTCTACTTCTCCTTCTACCAGCACGAGGTCTACGGGGAGCTCGCCCGCGGGGACGGCCCGTTCGCGCCGCTGGCGGCCAAGGCCGTCAAGGAGACCGCGTACCACCGCGACCACGCCGAGCAGTGGACCCTGCGGCTCGGGGACGGCACCGAGGAGAGCCGCAGCCGGATGCGGGCGGCCCTCGACGCGCTGTGGAAGTACACCGGCGAGATGTTCCAGCCGGTGGAGGGCCTCGACGGCCTGGACCTGACCGCCCTGGAGCAGCGCTGGCTGGCCGCGCTGACCGGCGTACTGGACCAGGCCGGCCTCGACCTGCCCCAGGGGCCGCGCACCGGCGCCTGGGCGGCCGGGGCCGGACGCCAGGGCCTGCACACCGAGTCCTTCGGCCGGATGCTCGCCGAGATGCAGCACCTGCACCGCAGCCACCCGGGGGCCTCATGGTGA
- a CDS encoding sensor histidine kinase: MDAKAKTRAGWDWLRGPEPWTRRMLAGDLALGGVLAILGLGIEEVSNASGQRMLLGAAAAVVLTLMRRRLPASTLVIASGLANFLPGSFFVLPLLGWSAGRRIIGVGRALAAFTLAFVAAIGCGVVDQWSQMQPLLVIVFSTLMFLATTVMPGLASRYWSQRRTLLRALQERNGQLLRERAMVAGQARLRERQRIAQDMHDSLGHQLALISVHTGALEVDPQLTDRQREAVGVLRQASVAAMHELREVVGILRDGVESPAPVEEAQPAARGVAGIAGVVEAARGSGTDVRLTTSGQPRQLVAACDHAAYRIVQEALTNAYKHAPGASITVELRFEDDSLVVEIANGPSAGPAADEVVSGGQGLTGLRERARLVGGMVHAGPVEGGGFRVAGVLPYGAEPAGVVDVADDFGQQAHAHGPLPGRGDEQPMDWGAVDRELAVRVPSRSGGVAVGCGIAFAAVVLLVIVFGAGVVLLLDSASDAMIDRDEFDAVHVGESEQSVRDRLPTGENFMTAGAARKGPTRPAGSECLALLAENQPSAVGTDRIFRFCFKDGKLVEKQEYEVKQ, translated from the coding sequence GTGGATGCGAAGGCGAAGACGCGGGCCGGCTGGGACTGGCTGAGGGGCCCGGAGCCGTGGACCCGGCGGATGCTGGCGGGGGACCTGGCGCTCGGCGGCGTACTGGCCATACTCGGCCTGGGCATCGAGGAGGTCAGCAACGCCTCCGGGCAGCGCATGCTGCTCGGCGCCGCGGCCGCGGTGGTACTGACGCTGATGCGCCGCAGGCTGCCCGCCAGCACGCTCGTGATCGCCTCGGGCTTGGCCAACTTCCTGCCCGGGTCCTTCTTCGTCCTGCCCCTCCTGGGGTGGTCGGCCGGGCGGCGGATCATCGGGGTGGGCCGGGCCCTGGCCGCCTTCACGCTCGCCTTCGTGGCGGCGATCGGCTGCGGCGTGGTGGACCAGTGGTCGCAGATGCAGCCGCTGCTGGTGATCGTGTTCTCCACGCTGATGTTCCTGGCGACGACCGTGATGCCGGGTCTGGCCAGCCGGTACTGGTCGCAGCGCCGCACGCTGCTGCGCGCACTCCAGGAGCGCAACGGTCAATTGCTGCGCGAGCGGGCCATGGTCGCCGGGCAGGCGAGGCTGCGCGAGCGCCAGCGCATCGCCCAGGACATGCACGACAGCCTGGGTCACCAACTGGCCCTGATCTCCGTGCACACCGGGGCACTGGAGGTGGATCCGCAGCTCACCGACCGCCAGCGCGAGGCGGTGGGGGTGCTGCGGCAGGCCTCGGTGGCCGCGATGCACGAGCTGCGCGAGGTCGTCGGCATCTTGCGCGACGGGGTCGAGTCCCCCGCGCCCGTGGAGGAGGCCCAACCCGCGGCGCGCGGGGTGGCCGGTATCGCCGGGGTCGTGGAGGCGGCGCGGGGCTCGGGCACCGACGTACGGCTGACCACGTCGGGGCAGCCGAGGCAGCTGGTCGCGGCGTGCGACCACGCCGCGTACCGGATCGTGCAGGAGGCCCTGACGAACGCGTACAAGCACGCGCCGGGGGCCTCGATCACGGTGGAGCTGCGGTTCGAGGACGACTCGCTGGTGGTGGAGATCGCCAACGGGCCGTCGGCCGGTCCGGCCGCCGACGAGGTGGTCTCGGGCGGGCAGGGCCTGACGGGGCTGCGCGAGCGGGCCCGGCTGGTCGGCGGGATGGTGCACGCGGGCCCCGTCGAGGGCGGCGGGTTCCGGGTGGCCGGGGTCCTTCCGTACGGGGCGGAGCCGGCCGGCGTGGTGGACGTGGCCGACGACTTCGGGCAGCAGGCCCACGCGCACGGTCCGCTGCCGGGGCGCGGGGACGAGCAGCCGATGGACTGGGGGGCGGTGGACCGGGAGCTGGCCGTGCGCGTGCCCAGCCGGTCCGGTGGCGTCGCGGTGGGCTGCGGGATCGCGTTCGCGGCGGTGGTGCTGCTGGTGATCGTGTTCGGCGCCGGAGTGGTACTGCTGTTGGACTCGGCGAGTGACGCGATGATCGACCGGGACGAGTTCGACGCCGTGCACGTGGGCGAGTCGGAGCAGTCCGTCCGCGACCGGCTGCCGACCGGGGAGAACTTCATGACCGCCGGGGCCGCCCGCAAGGGGCCGACGAGGCCGGCGGGCTCGGAATGTCTGGCCCTGCTGGCCGAGAACCAGCCGAGCGCCGTGGGAACGGACCGGATCTTCCGGTTCTGCTTCAAGGACGGCAAGCTCGTGGAAAAGCAGGAGTACGAGGTCAAGCAGTAG
- a CDS encoding YrhB domain-containing protein has product MLTSNEAVEAARARLEQAFASEPWTIVLRPELTQEHEAAWIVRYDTQEGIDAGDPPVGPFHKVVIVPKDGSRADFPPTHLPLDEYLAYVRHGGWERAGTAKTSKAAPWQTALEWLLATYGGLVELVGIEPVAEDAGTWLFACRSTERPGRPRTPMLAASLVVPKDHGEPFHPASNDPWGDASAYAHDPVERDPQAQAWRLNARGRVVTTAAALAGSPSSPLPWQPAHEAPGWWELLLRHHFPAARQLRCASWDEVIARAEETGPDTRGVVWVRRVIGAAEVSGHLLYVHHDGRRVVFLDGMTGGPARLDRVAVLELVFARVAGPTGR; this is encoded by the coding sequence ATGCTCACGTCGAACGAGGCCGTCGAAGCGGCCCGGGCCCGTCTTGAGCAGGCGTTCGCCTCGGAGCCGTGGACCATCGTGCTGCGGCCGGAGCTCACCCAGGAGCACGAGGCGGCCTGGATCGTCCGGTACGACACCCAGGAGGGCATCGACGCCGGGGATCCCCCGGTGGGTCCGTTCCACAAAGTGGTGATCGTGCCCAAGGACGGGTCCCGGGCGGACTTCCCGCCGACGCACCTGCCCCTCGACGAGTACCTCGCCTACGTGCGCCACGGCGGCTGGGAGCGGGCCGGAACGGCGAAGACCTCGAAGGCCGCACCGTGGCAGACCGCGCTGGAGTGGCTGCTGGCCACGTACGGCGGGCTCGTCGAGCTGGTGGGCATCGAGCCCGTCGCCGAGGACGCCGGGACCTGGCTGTTCGCCTGTCGGAGCACCGAGCGGCCCGGCCGTCCGCGCACGCCGATGCTGGCGGCGTCGCTCGTGGTGCCCAAGGACCACGGGGAGCCCTTCCACCCCGCTTCGAACGATCCGTGGGGCGACGCCTCGGCCTACGCGCACGATCCGGTCGAGCGCGACCCGCAGGCGCAGGCGTGGCGGCTGAACGCGCGCGGCCGCGTGGTCACGACGGCCGCCGCGCTCGCGGGCAGTCCCTCGTCGCCGCTGCCGTGGCAGCCCGCGCACGAGGCGCCCGGCTGGTGGGAACTGCTGCTGCGCCACCACTTCCCGGCCGCGCGCCAGCTGCGGTGCGCGAGCTGGGACGAGGTGATCGCGCGGGCCGAGGAGACCGGGCCGGACACCCGGGGCGTGGTGTGGGTGCGGCGGGTCATCGGCGCCGCCGAGGTCAGCGGGCACCTGCTGTACGTGCACCACGACGGCCGTCGGGTGGTGTTCCTGGACGGGATGACCGGCGGGCCGGCCCGGCTGGACCGGGTCGCCGTGCTGGAGCTGGTCTTCGCCCGCGTCGCGGGCCCGACGGGACGGTGA
- the paaE gene encoding 1,2-phenylacetyl-CoA epoxidase subunit PaaE → MAAPRHGAFHPLTVAAVDRLTDDSVALTLRVPEELREDYRHAPGQHLTLRRAAPEGGAEVRRTYSICSPAPSADGPGPERLRVGVRLVEGGEFSTFAHKEIAAGDVLEVMVPAGRFVLEPTAAPASGHYAAIVGGSGITPVLSIAASLLAARPDARFCLVRSDRTAASTMFLEEVADLKDRYPARFQLVTVLSREEQESGLPSGRLDEERLASLLPALLPVTEVTGWFLCGPYGLVQGAERALGALGVARTRVHEEIFHVEDTTPTARPAGSPAPAHGRVTARLDGRSGTWPVQDGESLLDAVLRNRADAPYACKGGVCGTCRAFVVSGEVRMERNFALEAEETEAGFVLACQSHPVTEEVEIDFDR, encoded by the coding sequence ATGGCCGCCCCCCGCCACGGCGCGTTCCACCCGCTGACGGTGGCGGCTGTCGACCGGCTCACCGACGATTCGGTGGCACTGACCCTGCGGGTTCCCGAGGAGCTGCGCGAGGACTACCGGCACGCCCCGGGCCAGCACCTGACGCTGCGCCGCGCCGCCCCCGAGGGCGGCGCCGAGGTCCGCCGCACCTACTCGATCTGCTCCCCGGCACCGTCCGCGGACGGCCCGGGCCCGGAGCGGCTGCGGGTCGGGGTGCGGCTGGTGGAGGGCGGCGAGTTCTCCACCTTCGCCCACAAGGAGATCGCCGCCGGGGACGTGCTGGAGGTCATGGTCCCGGCCGGGCGCTTCGTGCTGGAGCCCACCGCCGCCCCGGCCTCGGGGCACTACGCGGCGATCGTCGGCGGCAGCGGCATCACGCCCGTGCTGTCGATCGCGGCGAGCCTGCTGGCCGCCCGGCCCGACGCCCGTTTCTGCCTCGTGCGCAGCGACCGTACGGCGGCCTCGACGATGTTCCTGGAGGAGGTCGCCGACCTCAAGGACCGGTATCCGGCGCGGTTCCAGCTGGTGACGGTCCTCTCCCGGGAGGAGCAGGAGTCCGGGCTGCCCTCCGGGCGGCTGGACGAGGAGCGGCTGGCGTCCCTGCTGCCCGCGCTGTTGCCGGTGACGGAGGTGACCGGCTGGTTCCTGTGCGGCCCGTACGGCCTGGTGCAGGGCGCGGAGCGGGCCCTGGGCGCGCTCGGCGTCGCACGGACCCGGGTGCACGAGGAGATCTTCCACGTCGAGGACACCACGCCGACGGCCCGCCCCGCGGGTTCCCCGGCCCCCGCGCACGGGCGGGTCACCGCCCGCCTCGACGGCCGTTCCGGCACCTGGCCGGTCCAGGACGGCGAGTCCCTGCTGGACGCGGTGCTCCGCAACCGCGCGGACGCCCCGTACGCCTGCAAGGGCGGCGTCTGCGGCACCTGCCGGGCGTTCGTGGTCTCGGGCGAGGTCCGGATGGAGCGCAACTTCGCGCTGGAGGCCGAGGAGACGGAGGCCGGATTCGTCCTGGCCTGCCAGTCGCACCCGGTCACGGAGGAAGTGGAGATCGACTTCGACCGCTGA